The following coding sequences are from one Clarias gariepinus isolate MV-2021 ecotype Netherlands chromosome 19, CGAR_prim_01v2, whole genome shotgun sequence window:
- the stx5al gene encoding syntaxin 5A, like: MNTRRRHTPRSSQEGVYIGPSQTQTQLVQPLETPLSVPLPLAPPVDPISTSCRDRTTEFQSVCKSLQGRQNGAQGINPVHNAVRQRSDFTLMAKRIGRDLTNTFAKLEKLTVLAKRKSLFDDKATEIDELTYIVKQDINSLNKQIAQLQEVVRSRNGQNSRHLQTHSNTIVVSLQSKLASMSSDFKSVLEVRTENLKQQRSRQEQFSQSPASASPLHNSSLSNSLLMQDSTNKADISIDMDLRSSQQMLLLNEKDSFIQDRANTMQNIETTIVELGSIFQQLAHMVKEQEETVHRIDANVEDTQLNVDLAHTEILKYFQSVSNNRWLLIKIFLILIIFFFIFVVFLA; this comes from the exons ATGAATACCCGCCGACGCCACACTCCTAGGAGCAGTCAGGAGGGGGTTTACATTGGGCCTTCACAGACCCAGACCCAGCTGGTCCAACCACTGGAGACCCCTCTGTCTGTACCTCTTCCCCTCGCCCCTCCCGTAGACCCCATCAGCACGTCCTGCCGAGACCGCACAACTGAGTTTCAGTCTGTGTGCAAGTCATTGCAAGGAAGACAG aATGGAGCACAGGGGATTAACCCAGTTCACAACGCTGTCAGACAAAGGAGTGACTTCACACTTATGGCAAA gagaaTTGGCAGGGATCTTACCAACACTTTTGCAAAGTTGGAAAAGCTGACAGTGT TGGCCAAACGGAAATCCCTCTTCGATGATAAAGCAACAGAGATTGATGAGTTGACGTATATTGTGAAACAG GATATTAACAGCCTAAATAAGCAGATAGCCCAGCTCCAGGAGGTGGTACGATCCAGGAATGGTCAAAACAGTAGACATCTTCAAACTCATTCCAATACTATTGTGGTATCGCTGCAG TCAAAACTGGCATCAATGTCAAGTGATTTCAAGTCAGTTCTGGAAGTAAGAACAGAG AACCTGAAGCAACAGAGAAGCAGACAAGAGCAATTCTCTCAGTCGCCAGCCTCCGCTTCACCCCTCCACAACTCTAGCCTTA GCAATTCACTGTTGATGCAGGATAGTACCAATAAAGCCGATATCTCGATAGACATGGATCTTCGCTCCAGCCAGCAGATGCTTCTCCTTAATGAGAAG gACTCTTTTATTCAGGACCGAGCAAACACTATGCAAAACATAGAGACTACTATCGTAGAGCTGGGATCTATTTTCCAGCAGTTGGCCCACATGGTGAAAGAACAGGAAGAGACGGTTCACAG GATTGATGCCAACGTGGAAGACACTCAGCTCAATGTGGACCTCGCACATACGGAAATCCTCAAGTACTTTCAGTCCGTCTCCAACAACCGCTGGTTGCTCATCAAAatcttcctcatcctcatcattttcttcttcatctttgTCGTCTTCTTGGCCTGA
- the LOC128507688 gene encoding protein RD3, whose amino-acid sequence MFPWSGTFSLEPQRPSQRSPAEMVTHTLMQELSSLLKRTERLCQERAAEIRRRSSCVDYSWLAATQQKPSYEIMPGELLELQELCLKIPPSQCGPVILRLRKLVTELEPEVTEVPRLFRLVLCDCLDEQNEDLTFRGRSLQARAILWSQHRSKSAFSIGLSKHKYFRNRWSRGATGKNKETLCEEDEAWAKDEELGVLVPLQRRVKSMPDFSSIEERAQI is encoded by the exons ATGTTTCCTTGGTCTGGAACATTTTCTCTGGAGCCCCAGCGTCCTAGTCAGCGCTCGCCTGCAGAGATGGTCACCCATACACTCATGCAGGAGTTGAGCTCTTTGCTGAAGCGCACCGAACGCTTATGTCAGGAAAGGGCAGCCGAGATTCGCAGACGCAGCTCCTGTGTAGACTACAGCTGGCTGGCAGCGACACAGCAGAAGCCCTCTTATGAGATCATGCCTGGAGAGCTGCTGGAACTTCAAGAACTCTGCTTAAAGATCCCTCCTTCTCAGTGTGGCCCTGTCATTCTCAG ACTAAGGAAGTTAGTGACAGAGTTGGAACCAGAGGTGACAGAAGTGCCACGACTCTTCCGCCTGGTACTCTGTGACTGTCTGGATGAGCAGAATGAAGACTTAACCTTCAGGGGGAGATCTCTTCAGGCTCGAGCTATCTTGTGGAGCCAGCATCGTAGTAAGAGTGCCTTTTCAATTGGCCTCTCAAAGCACAAGTACTTCAGAAACCGCTGGAGCAGAGGAGCAACAGGGAAGAATAAAGAGACATTGTGTGAAGAGGATGAGGCGTGGGCCAAAGACGAAGAGCTTGGAGTGCTGGTCCCACTTCAGCGGAGAGTCAAGAGTATGCCTGATTTTAGTTCCATAGAGGAGAGGGCACAAATCTGA